Proteins encoded within one genomic window of Pseudorasbora parva isolate DD20220531a chromosome 3, ASM2467924v1, whole genome shotgun sequence:
- the si:ch73-337l15.2 gene encoding glutathione hydrolase 6 isoform X2, which yields MVAVILLAIVFGFMVYEWNGYWPGAEEHHDLSGHESNRTHKTSEDEDHEHHDHHHQHGNDDDHDNDHDHKEDHNNGSHTHEHSEPLYHNAAIITDSEICSSIGKKLLQEQGNVVDAGIAALLCLGVVHPHTAGIGGVFSAILYNHSTNSFKAIHNTFQKLPTYRAPSLLQGLRLLHSNYGHLEWRRLFEGSTKLAKDGFLIDGILSKALETHKDKILQPGLSDLFCDTAGSVKSEGERVANGNLSELLLSVSLNGSHFPEKLAVKLAQDISEAERPAFLAAVQAGSGEINEPLIVEKEKYRILSPPLKLTGGMVSNILDRVREQNLTFPSHGDLGNASASYKALLNLVNEFFNTSQREIYTLNTTSSHVGALDSHGNFIVISTSLNSTWGSGQYLPSSGVILNDFTSDITQVPYFSFPLVLKIYENEEDQDDETVFVAVTGGLSALIHSVVMLRNLVDVGLSVPETVSSPLLHIEEGGPGSPSGCMSVATNNSVVFRMLSERDGWVQEVGECSDGFLSMHLQLKANHVGAYGATKVYTDGY from the exons ATGGTGGCTGTGATTCTTCTGGCAATTGTTTTTGGATTTATGGTGTATGAATGGAATGGCTATTGGCCTGGAGCTGAAGAGCATCATGACCTGTCAGGTCATGAGTCCAACAGGACACACAAGACCTCTGAGGATGAAGACCACGAACACCACGATCACCACCATCAGCATGGAAACGACGATGATCACGACAATGACCACGACCACAAAGAAGATCATAATAATGGCAGTCACACTCATGAGCACAGTGAGCCACTGTACCACAACGCTGCTATCATCACAGACTCAG AAATCTGCTCCAGTATTGGTAAGAAGCTTCTTCAGGAGCAAGGAAATGTGGTAGATGCAGGGATTGCTGCTTTACTCTGCCTTGGAGTTGTTCATCCACACACTGCTGGAATAG GTGGAGTGTTTTCGGCAATTTTGTACAATCACTCCACAAATTCATTTAAAGCAATACACAACACCTTTCAGAAGCTGCCTACATACAGGGCTCCCTCATTATTGCAGGGCCTTCGACTGCTGCACTCCAACTACGGGCATTTAGAATGGAGACGACTTTTCGAGGGCTCCACGAAACTCGCTAAAGATGGTTTCCTTATCGATGGAATCCTCTCCAAGGCTTTAGAAACCCACAAGGACAAAATACTCCAGCCAGGGCTGTCCGATCTGTTCTGTGATACGGCCGGCAGTGTGAAATCAGAGGGCGAGCGTGTTGCCAATGGGAATCTATCAGAACTTTTGCTGAGTGTCAGCCTAAATGGCTCCCATTTCCCAGAAAAGCTAGCCGTAAAATTGGCTCAAGACATTTCTGAAGCTGAGAGGCCCGCTTTCCTTGCTGCCGTTCAGGCCGGCAGCGGAGAAATCAATGAGCCCCTTATCGTGGAAAAGGAGAAATACAGGATTCTTTCACCCCCCTTAAAGCTCACAGGTGGAATGGTATCCAATATATTAGATAGAGTCCGAGAGCAAAACCTCACTTTTCCGAGCCACGGAGATCTCGGTAATGCCTCTGCCTCTTATAAAGCTCTCTTGAATTTGGTGAATGAATTCTTCAACACAAGTCAGAGAGAGATATACACATTAAATACCACAAGCAGTCATGTAGGTGCCCTTGATAGTCACGGCAATTTCATAGTAATCTCCACCTCGCTCAACAGCACATGGGGATCCGGGCAATATTTACCAAGCAGCGGAGTCATTCTCAATGACTTTACCTCAGACATCACTCAAGTGCCTTATTTTAGTTTCCCTCTAGTGCTCAAGATATATGAAAATGAAGAGGATCAAGACGACGAGACGGTGTTTGTTGCTGTGACCGGAGGGCTTTCTGCTCTGATTCATTCTGTGGTTATGCTGAGAAACCTGGTTGATGTTGGACTGTCTGTTCCTGAGACTGTGAGCAGTCCTCTGCTACATATAGAGGAGGGGGGTCCTGGGTCTCCGTCTGGCTGCATGTCTGTCGCCACAAACAACTCTGTTGTCTTCCGTATGCTTTCAGAGCGAGACGGGTGGGTACAGGAGGTGGGGGAATGTTCAGATGGCTTTCTGTCCATGCATCTGCAGCTGAAAGCAAATCATGTAGGAGCCTACGGAGCCACTAAGGTTTACACTGATGGATACTAA
- the si:ch73-337l15.2 gene encoding glutathione hydrolase 6 isoform X1: MHRGKMLQSTVKYKVLASEVQDENYNDFTDEEGDEEITIDFHSPFISQQSERRKRDTCIRVMVAVILLAIVFGFMVYEWNGYWPGAEEHHDLSGHESNRTHKTSEDEDHEHHDHHHQHGNDDDHDNDHDHKEDHNNGSHTHEHSEPLYHNAAIITDSEICSSIGKKLLQEQGNVVDAGIAALLCLGVVHPHTAGIGGVFSAILYNHSTNSFKAIHNTFQKLPTYRAPSLLQGLRLLHSNYGHLEWRRLFEGSTKLAKDGFLIDGILSKALETHKDKILQPGLSDLFCDTAGSVKSEGERVANGNLSELLLSVSLNGSHFPEKLAVKLAQDISEAERPAFLAAVQAGSGEINEPLIVEKEKYRILSPPLKLTGGMVSNILDRVREQNLTFPSHGDLGNASASYKALLNLVNEFFNTSQREIYTLNTTSSHVGALDSHGNFIVISTSLNSTWGSGQYLPSSGVILNDFTSDITQVPYFSFPLVLKIYENEEDQDDETVFVAVTGGLSALIHSVVMLRNLVDVGLSVPETVSSPLLHIEEGGPGSPSGCMSVATNNSVVFRMLSERDGWVQEVGECSDGFLSMHLQLKANHVGAYGATKVYTDGY, from the exons ATGCACAGGGGAAAAATGTTGCAGAGCACTGTTAAATATAAAGTACTTGCAAGCGAAGTGCAAGATGAAAACTATAACGATTTTACCGACGAAGAAGGCGATGAAGAAATCACCATAGATTTCCATTC GCCCTTCATCAGTCAGCAAAGTGAGAGAAGGAAAAGAGACACCTGCATCAGGGTCATGGTGGCTGTGATTCTTCTGGCAATTGTTTTTGGATTTATGGTGTATGAATGGAATGGCTATTGGCCTGGAGCTGAAGAGCATCATGACCTGTCAGGTCATGAGTCCAACAGGACACACAAGACCTCTGAGGATGAAGACCACGAACACCACGATCACCACCATCAGCATGGAAACGACGATGATCACGACAATGACCACGACCACAAAGAAGATCATAATAATGGCAGTCACACTCATGAGCACAGTGAGCCACTGTACCACAACGCTGCTATCATCACAGACTCAG AAATCTGCTCCAGTATTGGTAAGAAGCTTCTTCAGGAGCAAGGAAATGTGGTAGATGCAGGGATTGCTGCTTTACTCTGCCTTGGAGTTGTTCATCCACACACTGCTGGAATAG GTGGAGTGTTTTCGGCAATTTTGTACAATCACTCCACAAATTCATTTAAAGCAATACACAACACCTTTCAGAAGCTGCCTACATACAGGGCTCCCTCATTATTGCAGGGCCTTCGACTGCTGCACTCCAACTACGGGCATTTAGAATGGAGACGACTTTTCGAGGGCTCCACGAAACTCGCTAAAGATGGTTTCCTTATCGATGGAATCCTCTCCAAGGCTTTAGAAACCCACAAGGACAAAATACTCCAGCCAGGGCTGTCCGATCTGTTCTGTGATACGGCCGGCAGTGTGAAATCAGAGGGCGAGCGTGTTGCCAATGGGAATCTATCAGAACTTTTGCTGAGTGTCAGCCTAAATGGCTCCCATTTCCCAGAAAAGCTAGCCGTAAAATTGGCTCAAGACATTTCTGAAGCTGAGAGGCCCGCTTTCCTTGCTGCCGTTCAGGCCGGCAGCGGAGAAATCAATGAGCCCCTTATCGTGGAAAAGGAGAAATACAGGATTCTTTCACCCCCCTTAAAGCTCACAGGTGGAATGGTATCCAATATATTAGATAGAGTCCGAGAGCAAAACCTCACTTTTCCGAGCCACGGAGATCTCGGTAATGCCTCTGCCTCTTATAAAGCTCTCTTGAATTTGGTGAATGAATTCTTCAACACAAGTCAGAGAGAGATATACACATTAAATACCACAAGCAGTCATGTAGGTGCCCTTGATAGTCACGGCAATTTCATAGTAATCTCCACCTCGCTCAACAGCACATGGGGATCCGGGCAATATTTACCAAGCAGCGGAGTCATTCTCAATGACTTTACCTCAGACATCACTCAAGTGCCTTATTTTAGTTTCCCTCTAGTGCTCAAGATATATGAAAATGAAGAGGATCAAGACGACGAGACGGTGTTTGTTGCTGTGACCGGAGGGCTTTCTGCTCTGATTCATTCTGTGGTTATGCTGAGAAACCTGGTTGATGTTGGACTGTCTGTTCCTGAGACTGTGAGCAGTCCTCTGCTACATATAGAGGAGGGGGGTCCTGGGTCTCCGTCTGGCTGCATGTCTGTCGCCACAAACAACTCTGTTGTCTTCCGTATGCTTTCAGAGCGAGACGGGTGGGTACAGGAGGTGGGGGAATGTTCAGATGGCTTTCTGTCCATGCATCTGCAGCTGAAAGCAAATCATGTAGGAGCCTACGGAGCCACTAAGGTTTACACTGATGGATACTAA